A region of Vitis riparia cultivar Riparia Gloire de Montpellier isolate 1030 chromosome 1, EGFV_Vit.rip_1.0, whole genome shotgun sequence DNA encodes the following proteins:
- the LOC117922866 gene encoding ATP-citrate synthase alpha chain protein 1 translates to MARKKIREYDSKRLLKEHFKRFSGTDLPIKSAQITESTDFNELAEKEPWLSSGKLVVKPDMLFGKRGKSGLVALNLDLAQVATFVKERLGKEVEMGGCRGPITTFIVEPFIPHNEEFYLNMVSERLGCSISFSECGGIEIEENWDKVKTIFIPTGATFTSEICAPLVATLPLEIKGKIEEFIKVVFALFVDLDFTFLEMNPFTLVDGKPYPLDMRGELDDTAAFKNFKKWGNIEFPMPFGRVMSPTETFIHGLDEKTSASLKFTVLNPKGRIWTMVAGGGASVIYADTVGDLGYASELGNYAEYSGAPNEEEVLQYARVVIDCATANPDGLKRALVIGGGIANFTDVAATFNGIIRALKEKESKLKASRMHIYVRRGGPNYQRGLAKMRTLGEEIGIPLEVYGPEATMTGICKQAIECIGAAA, encoded by the exons ATGGCGCGCAAGAAGATCAGAGAGTACGATTCCAAGAGGCTGTTGAAGGAGCATTTTAAGAGGTTCTCTGGCACCGACCTTCCAATTAAATCAGCTCAA ATCACAGAATCAACTGACTTCAACGAGCTAGCAGAGAAGGAACCTTGGCTCTCATCAGGGAAACTGGTCGTGAAACCTGACATGTTATTTGGCAAGCGTGGGAAGAGCGGTTTAGTTGCCCTGAATTTAGATTTGGCTCAAGTTGCTACTTTCGTGAAAGAACGTCTTGGCAAAGAG GTAGAGATGGGGGGATGCAGAGGGCCTATCACAACATTCATTGTTGAACCCTTCATTCCACACAATGAAGAGTTTTACCTAAACATGGTTTCAGAGCGACTTGGGTGTAGCATAAGCTTTTCCGAATGTGGAGGTATTGAAATTGAAGAGAACTGGGATAAG GTTAAAACTATATTTATCCCAACCGGGGCCACTTTTACCTCAGAAATATGTGCTCCACTAGTTGCCACCCTTCCCTTGGAG ATCAAGGGAAAAATTGAGGAGTTTATCAAAGTGGTTTTTGCTCTATTTGTAG ATCTGGACTTCACTTTCCTAGAGATGAATCCTTTTACATTGGTTGATGGAAAGCCTTATCCTTTGGATATGAGAGGCGAGCTGGACGATACTGCTGCTTTCAAGAACTTCAAGAA GTGGGGCAATATTGAATTTCCAATGCCATTTGGAAGAGTTATGAGTCCTACAGAAACCTTTATTCATGGGCTAGATGAAAAG ACAAGTGCCTCTTTGAAGTTCACAGTTCTGAACCCCAAGGGACGGATTTGGACTATGGTAGCAGGAGGAGGTGCAAGTGTCATCTATGCAGATACG GTTGGCGATCTCGGCTATGCTTCTGAGCTTGGGAACTATGCAGAGTATAGTGGAGCACCAAATGAAGAGGAAGTATTGCAGTATGCTAGAGTTGTAATTGAT TGTGCAACTGCAAACCCTGATGGCCTTAAGAGAGCTCTTGTAATTGGAGGAGGAATAGCTAACTTTACTGATGTTGCTGCTACTTTTAATGGCATAATTCGCGCTTTGAAAGAGAAG GAATCAAAGCTTAAAGCTTCAAGAATGCACATATACGTTAGAAGAGGAGGTCCAAATTACCAGAGGGGTCTTGCAAAAATGCGGACTCTTGGAGAGGAAATTGGAATCCCTCTTGAg GTTTATGGACCTGAGGCAACCATGACTGGCATATGCAAACAGGCGATTGAGTGCATTGGTGCTGCTGCATAA
- the LOC117913737 gene encoding signal recognition particle receptor subunit beta — translation MDELEQWRIQLQQWSRQGAEWFHQMPETQLYAAIAVVFVTTFFLLSIRLFKRTKSNTIVLTGLSGSGKTTLFYQLQDGSSHLGTVTSMDPNEGTFVLHSEIAKKGKIKPVHVVDVPGHSRLRPKLDEFLPQAAGIVFVVDALEFLPNCRAASEYLYDILTKSSVVKKKIPVLILCNKTDKVTAHTKEFIRKQLEKEIEKFRASRSAISAADVVNEFTLGVPGEAFAFSQCHNKVTVADASGLTGEISQLEEFIREYVKP, via the exons ATGGATGAGTTGGAGCAATGGAGGATTCAGCTACAACAATGGTCCCGTCAAGGGGCAGAATGGTTTCATCAGATGCCCGAAACTCAATTATATGCGGCTATTGCTGTTGTGTTCGTCACAACCTTTTTTCTGTTATCAA TTCGCCTGTTCAAGCGCACAAAATCCAATACCATTGTACTTACTGGGCTTAGTGGAAGTGGCAAAACTACTCTTTTCTACCAA CTTCAAGATGGTTCGTCCCATCTGGGTACTGTCACATCAATGGATCCAAATGAGGGGACTTTTGTGCTACATTCGGAAATAGCAAAG AAGGGCAAAATAAAGCCTGTTCATGTTGTTGATGTTCCTGGGCATTCTCGTCTTCGACCCAAACTGGATGAGTTCTTGCCTCAGGCAGCTGGGATAGTTTTTGTGGTGGATGCTTTGGAATTCTTACCTAATTGCCGAGCAGCTTCAGA GTACCTGTATGATATTTTGACTAAGTCGAGTGTTGTCAAGAAGAAAATTCCAGTTCTCATCCTCTGCAACAAAACTGACAAAGTAACTGCTCATACCAAGGAATTCATCAGGAAACAACTGGAAAAGGAAAT TGAGAAGTTCCGCGCATCAAGAAGTGCAATATCAGCAGCTGATGTTGTGAATGAATTTACTCTTGGGGTACCTGGAGAAGCCTTTGCATTTTCGCAATGCCATAACAAAGTCACAGTTGCAGATGCATCTGGTTTGACTGGGGAGATATCTCAGCTGGAAGAGTTTATTAGGGAATATGTAAAGCCGTAG
- the LOC117924975 gene encoding uncharacterized protein LOC117924975: MADDTTSLSYWLNWRFFLCAIWVLSMMIVASILVWRYEGFNKTKARRRENQKETAGSLYEDETWRTCLKEIHPGWLLGYRMIAFITLFTLLTANIVIDGGGIFYFYTQWTFALVTIYFALGTSCSICGYRQYRNKAGIDRVDYEGLDAEQGSYIAPTLRENANTSNMSKNFGTYEQSHVRKTARMWIYAFQIIFQMCAGAVMLTDLVFWLILVPFLTGKSFKLNFLMVCMHSVNAVFLIGDMILNCMRFPLFRIAYFVLWTSVFVIFQWIIHACKPMWWPYPFLDLSSPYAPAWYFGVGLMHILCYGICALIFRMKHFLLSRSFPESYQGMR, translated from the exons ATGGCTGACGATACAACCTCCTTAAGTTATTGGTTGAACTGGAGGTTCTTCCTCTGTGCAATTTGGGTCTTATCAATGATGATTGTAGCATCAATATTAGTATGGAGATATGAAggtttcaacaaaacaaaagccAGGAGAAGAGAAAATCAGAAAGAAACAGCAGGGTCTCTGTACGAGGATGAAACTTGGAGAACATGTCTGAAAGAAATCCATCCTGGTTGGCTTCTTGGTTATCGAATGATTGCTTTTATTACTCTATTCACATTGCTCACTGCCAACATTGTAATTGATGGAGGTggtatattttacttttatactCA GTGGACGTTTGCATTGGTCACCATCTATTTTGCG CTCGGAACTTCTTGCTCCATTTGTGGATATCGCCAATATCGCAATAAAGCTGGTATTGATAGGGTTGATTATGAGGGTTTGGATGCAGAGCAAGGTTCCTACATAGCTCCCACACTCAGGGAAAATGCTAATACATCCAACATGTCCAAGAACTTTGGTACCTATGAGCAATCTCATGTTCGGAAAACTGCCAGAATGTGGATTTACGCATTTCAGATTATCTTTCAG ATGTGTGCAGGTGCTGTGATGCTCACTGATCTTGTCTTTTGGCTTATTCTAGTTCCATTTCTTACTGGCAAAAGTTTCAAGCTGAACTTT CTCATGGTTTGTATGCATTCAGTAAATGCTGTTTTCCTTATTGGTGATATGATTTTGAATTGCATG AGGTTCCCTTTGTTTCggattgcatattttgttttatggaCATCTGTTTTCGTTATTTTCCAATGGATTATCCATGCTTGTAAACCAATGTG GTGGCCATATCCATTTCTTGACTTGTCATCCCCATATGCTCCTGCATG GTACTTTGGAGTTGGGTTGATGCATATCCTATGCTATGGCATCTGTGCTTTAATATTTAGGATGAAACACTTCTTGCTTTCAAGGTCATTTCCAGAGTCTTATCAGGGCATGAGGTGA